A genomic region of uncultured Paludibaculum sp. contains the following coding sequences:
- a CDS encoding mandelate racemase/muconate lactonizing enzyme family protein, with amino-acid sequence MKITSVETVRLRRGLTVHAGPIGWLWVRIHTDEGLIGLGETYPHPASEQAVVLDRLAPRLIGRDPLSIEKIWADLFLEVAYSGWAGAEMRAMSAIDIALWDLAGQAAGQPIYKMLGGPCRDRIRIYNTCYDHYDFLTQPVELARSLAEMGIHAMKIWPFDPIARETGGHWITAEQMRRGLAGFEAIRAELGDSMEVAMEFHGFWNLPCAIQIAQALEPLKPMWLEEMLPQDNMAAYRELALATSLPLCLSERLMTIWQFRELLELRAARVVMPDLAWCGGFTQGRKIAVLAESQYLPVAPHNCGGPVLHWASAHFAAAVPNLRICETVRRHYLDEYKGLMDEELLPRDGWLPLPTGAGLGVRLSEDRLKQSDVEIRRYPD; translated from the coding sequence ATGAAGATCACATCAGTCGAAACGGTGCGCCTGCGTCGCGGTTTGACCGTGCACGCAGGCCCCATCGGCTGGCTGTGGGTTCGAATCCATACAGATGAAGGATTGATCGGGTTGGGCGAGACCTATCCCCACCCCGCCAGCGAACAAGCCGTCGTCCTGGACCGGCTCGCGCCCCGGCTGATTGGGCGGGACCCCCTTTCCATCGAAAAGATCTGGGCCGACCTGTTTCTGGAGGTCGCCTACAGTGGCTGGGCCGGCGCGGAGATGCGTGCGATGAGCGCGATCGACATCGCCTTGTGGGACTTGGCCGGGCAGGCGGCCGGGCAGCCTATCTACAAGATGCTCGGCGGCCCGTGCCGGGACCGAATCCGGATCTACAACACCTGTTACGACCACTACGACTTTCTGACGCAGCCGGTTGAACTGGCGCGATCGCTGGCGGAGATGGGCATCCACGCCATGAAGATCTGGCCGTTCGACCCGATTGCCCGCGAGACCGGCGGGCACTGGATCACGGCGGAGCAGATGAGGCGCGGCCTGGCGGGGTTCGAAGCGATCCGGGCCGAGTTGGGCGACAGCATGGAAGTGGCCATGGAGTTCCACGGGTTCTGGAATTTGCCTTGCGCCATTCAGATCGCCCAGGCGCTGGAGCCGCTGAAACCCATGTGGCTGGAGGAGATGCTGCCGCAGGACAACATGGCGGCGTATCGGGAATTGGCCTTAGCCACGAGCCTGCCCCTGTGCCTGAGCGAGCGTCTGATGACGATATGGCAGTTCCGGGAACTGCTCGAACTGAGGGCGGCGCGGGTGGTGATGCCCGATTTGGCCTGGTGCGGCGGCTTTACACAGGGCCGGAAGATCGCGGTGCTGGCTGAGTCGCAGTATCTGCCGGTGGCTCCGCACAACTGTGGGGGGCCGGTGCTGCATTGGGCGAGCGCCCATTTCGCGGCGGCCGTGCCGAACCTGCGTATCTGCGAGACGGTCCGGCGCCACTATCTCGACGAATACAAAGGCCTTATGGACGAAGAGCTGTTGCCGCGGGACGGCTGGCT
- a CDS encoding CarD family transcriptional regulator, protein MTFQVGEKVVYPNHGVGTIENISSRSFGIQSEKFYLLRLSYNSLTVMVPFSHVDVVGLRKVTKNGEITKVLNYLATGDSKSCHDWKDRFKENSAKMQSGSLLEVAEVLKCLVRLQSAKPLSFREKKMLDRARIMLVTELATSRAMKEPEAAEMLGRALSKSNLKFPEPL, encoded by the coding sequence ATGACCTTTCAAGTCGGTGAGAAGGTGGTCTACCCGAACCATGGAGTAGGCACAATCGAGAACATCAGTTCTCGCTCCTTCGGTATTCAATCCGAGAAGTTTTATCTCCTCCGTCTCTCCTATAACAGTCTTACCGTTATGGTTCCGTTCTCGCATGTCGACGTGGTCGGCTTGCGGAAGGTGACCAAGAACGGTGAGATCACCAAAGTCCTGAACTATCTGGCAACTGGCGACAGCAAGAGTTGTCACGACTGGAAAGACCGATTCAAGGAAAACTCCGCCAAGATGCAGAGCGGCAGTCTCCTTGAGGTGGCGGAGGTGCTGAAGTGCCTAGTGCGGCTTCAGTCCGCGAAACCGCTCTCTTTCCGTGAAAAGAAGATGCTCGACCGAGCAAGGATCATGCTGGTGACCGAACTGGCGACGTCGAGGGCTATGAAAGAGCCCGAGGCGGCAGAAATGTTAGGACGCGCGCTCTCGAAATCCAATCTGAAGTTCCCCGAACCCCTGTAA
- a CDS encoding TIM barrel protein, giving the protein MLNRRQFLATSALAGGSVLSGAKSKLRIGVTDWNLRMAGEVGAVATAAQLGFEGVEVSLGRKPVDGKLPLDNAELIAKYVAAAKEQKIALAGTCLDILHVNYLKNDKQGQKWVGDSIPITKKLNARVVLLPFFGKGALETRAEQEYVGDVLKEYAKEAEKAGILLGLEDTISAEDNVRILDRVASKHLKVYYDVGNSTNGGFDVLKEIPWLGASRICQFHLKDKGYLGEGSINFPEVMKRIMALGFTGFANLETSSPSKVIANDMRRNLDFVRKSMG; this is encoded by the coding sequence ATGCTAAACCGCCGCCAGTTTCTGGCCACCTCCGCCCTTGCCGGCGGGTCTGTTCTGAGTGGTGCCAAAAGCAAGCTCCGAATCGGCGTCACGGACTGGAATCTGAGGATGGCGGGTGAGGTTGGAGCGGTGGCCACGGCGGCGCAGTTAGGGTTCGAGGGCGTCGAGGTGAGTCTGGGGCGGAAGCCGGTGGACGGGAAGCTGCCACTGGACAATGCCGAGCTGATCGCCAAGTATGTGGCGGCCGCCAAGGAGCAGAAGATCGCCCTGGCCGGGACCTGCCTGGACATTCTGCACGTCAACTATCTCAAGAACGACAAGCAGGGGCAGAAGTGGGTGGGTGACTCGATCCCCATCACGAAGAAGCTCAACGCGCGAGTGGTGCTGCTGCCGTTTTTCGGCAAGGGTGCACTGGAGACCAGGGCGGAGCAGGAGTATGTAGGCGACGTTCTGAAGGAGTACGCCAAGGAAGCGGAGAAGGCGGGCATCCTGCTCGGACTGGAAGATACGATTTCGGCCGAGGACAACGTGCGGATTCTGGACCGTGTGGCCAGCAAGCATCTCAAAGTCTACTATGATGTGGGGAATTCCACAAACGGGGGCTTTGACGTGCTGAAGGAGATCCCCTGGCTGGGGGCCTCGCGGATCTGTCAGTTCCACCTGAAGGACAAGGGGTACCTGGGGGAGGGAAGCATTAACTTCCCCGAGGTTATGAAACGAATCATGGCCCTGGGCTTCACGGGGTTTGCGAACCTGGAGACGAGTTCGCCGTCGAAAGTGATCGCTAACGATATGAGGCGCAATCTTGACTTTGTCCGCAAGTCCATGGGGTAA
- a CDS encoding polyprenyl synthetase family protein produces the protein MATGKLGLALTTREILSLVSKDLEKVEQEFRLESVASVEAVSQIAQYLQGNGGKRLRPIMLLVSCRLFREPSPEAIRLAAVVELIHTATLVHDDIIDDAKTRRGKPSANVLWGNHTSVLAGDWLYMQAFQIALRMRSFEVLDLLITLTQQMVDGELLQLERIGRIDITEADSMELMDRKTATLFSACTKLGAIAAGASESEQTVLGDFGWNLGMAFQLVDDILDFTSRESILGKPVGNDLREGKVTLPLIYALQDASLADRAKVAIVLKEGNYEKVPFEEIRAILDRHHGVERARVRAHEFTAKARTLLQTFHESPARTALFAATDLVADRDR, from the coding sequence ATGGCAACCGGCAAGCTGGGTCTCGCACTCACCACGCGTGAAATTCTAAGCCTCGTCTCGAAAGATCTCGAGAAGGTGGAGCAGGAGTTTCGCCTGGAGTCGGTAGCCTCGGTGGAAGCGGTCTCGCAGATTGCGCAGTATCTGCAAGGCAATGGCGGGAAACGACTTCGGCCGATCATGTTGCTGGTTTCGTGCCGGTTGTTCCGCGAGCCGTCGCCCGAGGCCATCCGCCTGGCAGCCGTTGTGGAGTTGATCCACACCGCCACGCTCGTGCACGATGACATCATCGACGACGCGAAGACGCGGCGCGGCAAACCCTCAGCAAATGTTCTGTGGGGGAACCATACTTCGGTCCTCGCCGGCGATTGGCTGTACATGCAGGCGTTCCAGATTGCCTTGCGGATGCGCAGTTTTGAAGTGCTGGACCTGCTGATCACGCTGACGCAGCAGATGGTGGACGGCGAGTTGCTGCAACTGGAGCGGATCGGCCGGATCGACATCACGGAAGCGGATTCGATGGAGCTGATGGACCGCAAGACGGCCACGCTGTTTTCGGCCTGCACCAAGCTCGGCGCCATCGCGGCTGGGGCTTCGGAATCGGAGCAGACGGTGCTGGGCGACTTCGGCTGGAATTTGGGGATGGCGTTCCAACTGGTGGACGACATTCTGGACTTCACGTCGCGCGAGTCGATACTCGGCAAGCCGGTGGGCAACGATCTGAGGGAAGGCAAGGTGACCTTGCCGCTGATCTATGCCCTGCAGGATGCGAGTCTGGCGGATCGGGCCAAGGTGGCCATTGTGCTGAAGGAAGGGAACTACGAGAAGGTTCCTTTCGAGGAGATCCGCGCAATTCTCGATCGGCATCATGGGGTGGAACGGGCTCGAGTGCGAGCTCATGAGTTCACGGCTAAGGCGCGGACTCTGCTGCAGACGTTCCACGAGTCGCCGGCGCGGACGGCGCTGTTTGCGGCTACGGATCTGGTGGCGGATCGGGACCGGTAG
- a CDS encoding TatD family hydrolase — protein sequence MTSLIDSHCHLDGERFAEDRSAVIERARAAGVELMLAIGTGDGPPDLEAGIRLAEAYPFIYATVGVHPHEAAKVTEETWPALIALTAHPKCVAVGEIGLDYHYDFSPRDVQQRVFVRQMEIARAAGQPIIIHTREAWADTVTLIREHWAVELGGIFHCFSGGPAEAQQALDLGFHVSFSGIVTFPKATEIHEAARMVPADRILVETDAPYLAPIPYRGKRNEPAYVVETAKRVAELRGVSFETLAEQTTENWRRLCLQVGRRNG from the coding sequence ATGACGAGCCTGATTGACAGCCACTGCCATCTGGACGGCGAGCGGTTCGCGGAGGACCGCTCCGCTGTGATTGAGCGTGCGCGGGCGGCAGGGGTCGAGCTGATGTTGGCGATTGGGACGGGCGACGGTCCGCCGGATCTGGAGGCGGGCATCCGGCTGGCGGAGGCGTATCCGTTTATCTACGCGACGGTCGGGGTGCATCCGCATGAAGCCGCGAAGGTGACGGAGGAGACGTGGCCGGCGCTGATCGCGCTGACCGCGCATCCGAAGTGTGTCGCGGTAGGGGAGATTGGGCTCGACTACCACTACGATTTCTCGCCAAGGGATGTGCAGCAACGGGTGTTTGTGCGGCAGATGGAGATTGCGCGGGCGGCCGGGCAGCCGATCATTATTCATACCCGGGAGGCCTGGGCGGATACGGTGACGCTGATCCGCGAGCATTGGGCCGTGGAGCTGGGTGGGATCTTCCACTGTTTTTCGGGTGGTCCGGCGGAGGCGCAGCAGGCGTTGGACCTGGGCTTCCACGTGAGTTTTTCGGGGATCGTGACGTTCCCGAAGGCGACGGAGATCCATGAGGCGGCGCGGATGGTGCCGGCGGACCGGATTCTGGTGGAGACGGATGCGCCCTATCTGGCGCCGATCCCCTACCGGGGGAAACGGAACGAGCCGGCGTATGTCGTGGAGACGGCGAAACGGGTTGCGGAGCTGCGCGGTGTGTCTTTTGAGACCCTGGCGGAACAAACAACGGAGAATTGGCGGCGTCTGTGTTTGCAGGTGGGCCGCCGCAACGGATAA